From the genome of Apodemus sylvaticus chromosome 3, mApoSyl1.1, whole genome shotgun sequence, one region includes:
- the LOC127680322 gene encoding PRAME family member 8-like, protein MSTYNPPTLEKLALDALLRKDAINSSNLDHLPTVLFPPLFLEAFNGRHTEILKAMVAAWPFPCLPVGALMKTPDVEVFQAVLDGIDILLTQNVSPRIRKLQVLDLRDVHQEFWDVCAGRKDEVSSAKTGNEKHVAKHIPRYALRQRLKVITDLSLGFCLQHQIYLLKWAQQRKQSLRLCCLKMKICHFSVESIREILNIFQPNYIEELEIYTKQVLSFLGCFAPCFGQMRNLRKFHLREIRSRNSVGGVLRFADVKNCAAKFLSQFSKLNYLQHFCMNGDFFSSDNMKQLFRCLKSPLESLSMTVCQLSKSDLKQMSECQRLHQLKHLHFDGVVFPMSCSKSLRILLENVSDTLQTLQLENCRMNDSQLNVLLPALGQCSQLTSVNFYENDFSTAVMEDLLQCMANQSKLIVEHYPAPLECYDHEGYLILHRFSQLCRNLMDTLMARRQPKTITFATKTCRYCRSHCIYDKETRLCRCWQ, encoded by the exons ATGAGCACCTACAACCCTCCCACACTCGAGAAGCTGGCACTGGATGCTCTGCTGAGGAAAGATGCCATAAACTCCTCCAATCTGGATCACCTGCCCACTGTGCTTTTCCCACCACTCTTCCTGGAGGCCTTCAatggcagacacacagagatattgaaggcaatggtggcagcctggccctttccctgcctccctgtGGGGGCATTGATGAAAACCCCTGATGTGGAGGTCTTTCAAGCTGTGCTGGATGGCATAGATATACTGCTGACACAGAATGTTAGTCCCAG AATCAGGAAACTTCAAGTCTTGGACTTGAGAGATGTGCACCAGGAGTTTTGGGATGTATGTGCTGGAAGAAAGGATGAAGTCTCCTCAGCAAAGACTGGGAATGAGAAGCACGTTGCAAAGCATATTCCTAGATATGCACTGAGGCAGCGTTTGAAGGTGATCACTGACCTGAGccttggcttctgtctgcaaCATCAAATATACTTACTAAaatgggcccagcagagaaaacaATCTTTGAGGCTATGCTGTCTGAAGATGAAGATTTGTCACTTCTCGGTGGAGAGTATCAGGGAGATCTTGAACATTTTTCAGCCAAACTATATTGAGGAATTGGAAATATACACAAAGCAGGTCCTATCCTTTCTAGGTTGCTTTGCACCTTGCTTTGGCCAGATGAGAAATCTTCGCAAATTCCATCTAAGGGAAATAAGATCGAGGAACTCAGTAGGTGGTGTGCTCCGTTTTGCAGATGTAAAAAACTGTGCTGCCAAAttcctttctcagttctccaaactCAACTATCTCCAACACTTCTGCATGAATGGTGACTTCTTTTCCAGTGACAACATGAAACAGTTGTTCAG atgccTGAAGAGCCCCTTGGAGTCCTTGTCTATGACTGTCTGCCAACTCTCAAAGTCAGACTTGAAACAAATGTCAGAGTGTCAGAGGCTCCATCAACTTAAACACCTGCACTTTGATGGTGTAGTGTTTCCCATGTCATGTTCCAAGAGTCTCCGAATACTCCTAGAGAATGTATCTGATACTCTGCAGACCCTGCAGTTAGAGAACTGCAGGATGAACGACTCTCAGCTCAATGTCCTTTTGCCAGCTCTGGGCCAGTGCTCACAGCTCACCTCAGTCAATTTCTATGAGAATGACTTCTCCACTGCTGTAATGGAGGACCTTCTGCAATGCATGGCCAACCAAAGCAAGTTGATTGTTGAGCACTACCCTGCCCCACTAGAGTGCTATGATCACGAGGGTTATCTTATACTGCACAGATTTTCCCAACTGTGTCGAAATCTCATGGATACACTCATGGCCAGAAGGCAGCCCAAGACAATCACATTTGCTACAAAAACCTGCCGTTATTGTAGGAGTCACTGCATCTATGATAAGGAGACCAGACTTTGCCGTTGCTGGCAGTAA